One Streptomyces dangxiongensis genomic window, GATCCCGTCCTGCGCGCGAACCTGCGGCACGCCACGCACACCATCCGGGCCAAACGCGCCACGGCGGTCGGTGAGTTGTCCGACTGGGTCGAGCTGCGGGAGGCGGGCCGACGGATCAAGGACCACACCCTGCGCCATCTCGACCGCTACCTGCTGCGGTTGGAGGAGTCGGTCACCGCCGCCGGGGGCACGGTCCACTGGGCCGCCGACGCGGCGGAGGCCAACCGGATCGTGACCCGACTGGTCAAGGAGACCGGCGAGTCGGAGGTCGTCAAGGTCAAGTCGATGGCCACGCAGGAGATCGGGCTCAACGAAGCCCTGGAGGCCGAGGGCATCCGTGCCTATGAGACCGATCTCGCCGAGCTGATCGTGCAGTTGGGCAGGGACCGTCCCTCGCACATCCTGGTGCCGGCCATCCACCGCAACCGGGGTGAGATCCGGGACGTCTTCGTCCGCGAGATGGGCGCGTGGGGCCGGCCGGCCCCGGCGGGCCTGACCGACACGCCCGCCGAACTCGCCGAGGCCGCCCGGCTGCACCTGCGGGAGAAGTTCCTGCGCGCGAAGGTCGGCGTCTCCGGCGCCAACTTCATGGTCGCCGAGACCGGCACCCTCGTCGTGGTGGAGTCCGAGGGCAACGGCCGGATGTGCCTGACCCTGCCGGAGACGCTGATCTCCGTCGTCGGCATCGAGAAGGTCGTGCCGACCTGGCGGGACCTGGAGGTCTTCCTCCAGACGCTCCCCCGCTCCTCCACCGCCGAGCGGATGAACCCGTACACCAGCATGTGGACCGGCACCACCGACGGGGACGGGCCGCGCACCTTCCACCTGGTGCTCCTCGACAACGGCCGCACCGACACCCTCGCCGACCGGGTCGGCCGTCAGGCGCTGGCCTGCATCCGCTGCTCGGCCTGTCTGAACGTCTGCCCGGTGTACGAGCGGGCGGGCGGGCACGCGTACGGCTCGGTCTACCCGGGACCCATCGGCGCCATCCTCAGCCCCCAACTGCGGGGCACGGCCGACGAGATCGACGCCTCGCTGCCCTTCGCGTCGAGTCTGTGCGGCGCCTGCTACGAGGTGTGCCCGGTCGCCATCGACATCCCCGAGGTGCTGGTGCACCTGCGGGAACGGGTCGTGGAGGGCGGTCCGGCGGTACGGCAGGGCAACAGGGTCGTCCTCAAACCCGCCCGGGGACACGCGGCCGAGCGGGCGGCCATGCGGGCCGCGCGCTGGGCCTTCGCCCGCCCCGGCACCCTGCGCACCGGCCAGCGGCTCGCCGCCCGCACCCGCCGGCTGCATCCCCGTACGCTGCCGGGCCCGGGGAGGGCGTGGAGCGGCACCCGGGACCTGCCGGCCGTACCGGCCGAGCCCTTCCGGGACTGGTGGCAGCGCACCCGCGGTGGAAAGGACGGCGCCGAGTGAACAGCAGGGAACGGATCCTGGGCCGGGTGCGGCGGGCCCTCGCCGACGTGACACCGGACGAGCGGCCGTACGAGGAGGCCGTCGGCCGCCGCTACCTGCGTGAACACGGGCGGCGGCCCGTCGAGCGGACGGTGGAGCTGCTCGCGGAGAACCTGGCGGACTACCGGGCGATCGTGCACCGCTGCGACGCCGGGGAGCTGCCGCACC contains:
- a CDS encoding lactate utilization protein B; this encodes MSGTFVGMPAFPEAAHRAVRDPVLRANLRHATHTIRAKRATAVGELSDWVELREAGRRIKDHTLRHLDRYLLRLEESVTAAGGTVHWAADAAEANRIVTRLVKETGESEVVKVKSMATQEIGLNEALEAEGIRAYETDLAELIVQLGRDRPSHILVPAIHRNRGEIRDVFVREMGAWGRPAPAGLTDTPAELAEAARLHLREKFLRAKVGVSGANFMVAETGTLVVVESEGNGRMCLTLPETLISVVGIEKVVPTWRDLEVFLQTLPRSSTAERMNPYTSMWTGTTDGDGPRTFHLVLLDNGRTDTLADRVGRQALACIRCSACLNVCPVYERAGGHAYGSVYPGPIGAILSPQLRGTADEIDASLPFASSLCGACYEVCPVAIDIPEVLVHLRERVVEGGPAVRQGNRVVLKPARGHAAERAAMRAARWAFARPGTLRTGQRLAARTRRLHPRTLPGPGRAWSGTRDLPAVPAEPFRDWWQRTRGGKDGAE